The genome window AAGGAATGCAAACACATAACTGCGTACTCACTTCCGTCCACGAGCCTGAGGTGACATCCAGTACCCAGGCATCGTAGAGCAGTTGATTTTGCTTGTCCCATCCCCCAGTCATGAGCACTTGAGGGTGTGGCCCTCCAGACAAGACGCAGGAGGCATGTCCATCCCTCCCCTTAGGCCAGGCAATGTTGATGGAGCACAAAGACCCAGTCTCACTGCCAAGTCTAATCCAGTGCTGTGGGAGAAAGACGATGAAGTGCATAATGATTTAAGATAGTAAACATCTCACATTTCTCAGTGGCACATACTGATTTCTAACAAggaatgtataataatattattatacattccTTGTTAGAAATTAGTAGCTATTTAGCTACTATGATACCATTATACGAGTTATCCATGCAGGTAAAGGTATACTGTCCTTACCCATGATTCCATGTCGAGCGTATATGCATCAGAGGTGGTACCCGTCTCCGGCTGGAACCCTCCAAACACGACAGCTCGATGGTCATCCACTTTTGTAAAGGAGAAGTCCACACAAGGAGGGGGGCACTCACCGGACACAGTTGGACTGCTCCACTTATCTGGAGGAGGGAAACATAGAATGGTATTACTACCATGTAATTAATGAAActaatgaatgaatgaatcaTTAGTTTGCACACTAAGGGCTACTAACTCACTTTCGTTGACATCAAAAACTTTCACGTCATTGGTCATTGCTTTCATTTCGTCCTCGTCTGATTCGTCATCGTCTCCTTTTCTTTGCTCTCCTCCACTTGCGCTGTCCTTGAGTACCGTTATACTGTCATCATCACCCCCCTCGCTACTCACACTAGCTCCACCTTTCTCACTCCCTCCACCACTCTCAGAGTCTTTGTTCGTCTTGAACCGCACACCCTTAACTTGTTGTCCACTCACAGGAACGCCATACCCACCGAACAAGATCAACTTGTTGTCGCCATAGGAtacaagaccacacccactcatctTCATGGGTGTTTCGGGAGAGGGAGTCACTTGAAGCTCCTCCCACTTCATTGTACACACATCAAGTGAGTGCAGAGAGCCGTGATTGGTCAGTCCATCCCAACCCCCATACACAAATATCTTGTTACCTGCGGGAGAGTTGGCACCCATGGTTAAGTGGCTATAAAGGATATAGGCTTAGCACACAGGTACAATAACAACCTTCACTATCATGTAGATTACAAAACAATATCCAGCCCAAACTACACAGTGTATGGCATAGCAAAGTCTATTATCGAGTTACTAACCAAAGATGATACTGATACTACTCACCTATGTTAGTGTAGGCACAGTTGTAGAGCCCATTAGGGGGTGTACCAGAGGTTGACCTTTGCTCCCACAGCTCTGACTGGAAGTCAAACACCTCTACAAATGATGCAAGCTGAAAGAGGAAAAATATATATAGTGCAATGCGAATTGTAACAAAATCCACGCAGAGAATGTACTGTTATCACAAGGTGTTATAGTGTAGAAAGGGAACAACCGTCTAAGTTACATTAATGGTTAGCTTTGCTTTCTATGATTTTACTCCAGCCTAGGGTGTGTATTCAGTTGtggctataaattatgtatgcaATGTAATGCAGGACGTGACATATGAGATTACAACTGAGGCGAATATGAAGCACACATTAACTTTCACTAACTTTTTTCTGACTGTCTTCAGAGAAGTTTTCAATTCGTCCTCCCCACAAGTACATCTTGTCTCCGATAGCCACTGAGACATGGCCCCATCTTGGTAGCGGCTCATACTTTTCCTGACCACCTTCCATTGTCAAACTAGAGCTGTAACCTATAGGCGGTGCTGGTATGCTAATTATCAGTAAACTTACCAACATGCTAGCATTACAGTATTAGTTCTCATCATGTTTTTAATGGAATGGCAATTGAAACAGTGAAAAAATGTCATGAGCTTGTGATCACTTTAATTTCCATAAGATGCAATGTGCACTGTCAGACTGTGAGATGATGCTcactacagctagctagcttgtaggCTATGCATAGAGCATAGATACATTTCATTGTTTAATTCTGCATGGCTAGTAATAGATGCTATAAAGCACTGCATGCAAGTAAGTGATGTCACACAACCAGTAGCTAGTAAACAAGACTAAATGCAGCTTGCTTGCTGAGTACTTGAGTGATTTATAGTAGTAATCATTGTATCAAGGGTACATATACAAATCCATACTCACCAATTTGCTTATAGTTGGTGCTCCATGATGATACACTTGCTTGACTGAACCTCTTTTTGCCTGCAATGGTGCTTTTTGTGTAATCAACTAGGGGCGTGGCACTAAATAAATGTTGTGTTCACAATAGAGTAATTCCGCATTATTATCACATGATAATTTGTAGGAGGGGCAACGCCCACTTAGCTTTACCAATGAATTTTGCACTGTTCATGTTGTGTGGTTTAGCTAGCCAGCTTGTATTTATTGCGAAGAATTGCTTGCTGAGGTCTAAAGTCAAGACAAGAGGCCCATTCAACTGTTTGCTGACAGGTGAATCAAGAGAACAGAGCTGTGTTTGCTTGCAAAGTTGCagctattattgtagctataattatttctgctgTTTTGTACTCTAGCTCATATCCGCCATTGCATTCTGTGTACCCTCACAGTAGCACTAGTTAGGCTCATAGTAGCTGAGTGACTCTAGACACAAGCTGTACTACTGTACACTGTTGGTAAGACTTCCTGTAGCATGCTATATTTATAGCTGCATTCCATCCCTATGCAACACACAATGTATTATTGCCAATTTGTTAGCCCCTCGTCAGTATGTCATTATCTCCCTGCAGATAGACATGAAACGTTCGAGTTCTGCCCCTAATGTAGCTAAGCTGAGTCAGGAGCTCAAACCTGTGACAATTCAAACCACCAATCTGAGAGTGATGAACAAGACTGGTCTCTCGGCTAGTAATATCTCACTTCCCGGGGACTCCATTAGGCCTCCTCCAGAGCTGAGCCCCAAGAGACAGGTGAGCGTGCTCCACTTTCAGTTATGCTGATTAAGGGAAATGAGCACAATTGTTGCGACTGTATTTGTGTGGGTGCATATTTTGCGTGTGTTCAGTATTGCATGTGTCAGtaatgtgcatacatgtagctaggtgAGTTTCCTTCCAACTGTTGGTGTCCATTGTTGATTAAGAGCTTATTTAAGGTACATTTTGTGTTAAAACATTAGCTTACTGATTAAATATAATTAGCACTAACAATAGAGAGAAGGGAAGTTCCGATGATTTCAAAAGTGAACGTTACCTTAGGGTTGCACAACTCAACATGGAAGCTCACAGAGAGTTATTGAAGTAGCAAGTGTAATCAACTGTGCGTGTACATACCACTATACTACATTAAGTGTTTAtaagtgttggtgtgtctgtgtactgtacagcaTCTATGTATATTATGTGCTTCTCTTGACATTAGAATACTTTGTAGAGTTCTGTAAGAGGATTCTGTTGTGTATGATTAGCTGGATCTACAGTAGATATTGGGAGAGCCTTTGGGAAATTTTATGCTAAATCAGAAAAACATTCTCTTTCTTGTATGTAAGGGGAAACGTAATGACTGATTCATAATGTAATGCTTTAAGCGTCTCATCATTCTCATGGTTGTTCAGACTAAACTGTATTACACTGTATTCTGTATTACAGTTAATAGTCTGATAACACGCCTATTACGATTAGTCTTTGCCATAGTGATATCCTCGATCAAGCAGCTTGTCCGCTGTacacgtgcaagttcaagacAAGTAGATAATGAGCATCAAAAAGTGTTGATGAATTGTTTAGCCTTCTTTGATCCTGGCAAGATGTTCTGTGTCAGCTCTTCTTATCAAAGGGCTAATGCATGACTCAGACAGGGGAATTCGTGTCTGCCATCCCAGCAAACCCAATGTGATTAGGTGTGCACTAGTATAGATCTATGCACTAGGTAATTCTTGAGAGCTGATGCAGTAATAACTGATTTTGACAACTTTTATCTCTTTGAATAACAGAAGCCTAGGGTGGGGGTAGTGCCAGTGTGTTGATTTCCTGGAACTCCACACTACTGCTCTTATAATCACACATGTAGGAGCAGCACCCTTTGGTTGGTGACTTGACCCTCTGCTTAGTTCTAAGAGTTAGTGCTGTTGGAACTCCTGTGTATTAATGTGTGTACTACAACTGGTTGCCGttatatttatttatttatatttTGCGTGTGATTGTTTTTGTCATGTACTAGCATGCTTTTCCCAGCTACAGTTCATGTGTGCATACTTTCAGAGCTTGTACCAAGCCATGCAAACTGTGCTACTAGGCTGTGTGTTTTCATGGTGGGTCTAAGTGATTTGACCACAGGAATGTACTTGGTGTTTTGTTTGCTTGTGGAATTTATGGTCAAATGCAGCTATAAACTGATTCATGTCTTAGCTGCCCTTCTCTTATCATAGTACACACAGCTATTGAAAGACCCAATATTGTTGGTAATGGATGACCCATTGCCTGATATACACAAACCCAACATTCTATCCCATCTCTATCTGGGTTGATTCTTGTGGTTTGTAAAAGGCAAATAAGGAGCATTGTGTGTGCTGTCTGCATATTTTGGCTGGTTCAGCTCTCTCTCACATTTATGCACCCCCCAAAGCAGTGCTGGAAGGGAAGTGATTGTATATATTTGTCACAGAGTAATTGTCTTATAAGTTAAGTTTGTCAAAAGACATGTCTAGATGTGTAAATTCTTGGAGAGCTCCCCTCATTAGAAACTTGTGTTTTACAGCtggcacatacacacatgcagcctCTCTCCTCACCGCTCCCTCTCTCACGTATCAACTCACCGACATCCAAATACAGAGTGGCCCAAATCAAAAAGGTAAGCCATTAACGTAATAGTAGAACAGATCTTTGATATACttataatactgtacatatatactgtacatttgTTTCGTTTTTTCTCTGTCTAATCGGATATACTGTTTCTATTTTATTGATTAGGAGGAGGCCCTTGATGAGAGAGAGATTGAAAGGTGAGCGGTTGTAGATAACTAGGTAGCCAGTCTACTAGTTCCCTTGATTGTCATTAATCCCACTACTCTAACCCTCATCCTGATTAAACTGTTTATATAATACTGTCGAGCATGTGTTGTGAAGTGATTCTGGTTTGATCAGCTGTTGGAATACTTGTGTGCATTCAAGCATTCTGTGTGCTTCTCAGCTAGAAAGAATGTGTACTTTGTCTGTAACTGAAATACTATAAATTAAAGATAAAATTGCTATGCCCGTAAGCCAACACAAAGACATCCTGTCTATGCACACATCAGAAAAATGTGGGTACTGTTTTGACAAGAATATTTCATGTACAGGGAAGTTCAAGAGCAGATTCAACTGAACAAGACTTTGGATGACTCCATGAGACTGGTAGGTTGTAGAATTAAACCACAGTCAGCATGGCACCCTATTGTAGAATGTGTATCCTAGGCACTTTAGCTCATGTGTGAATGACATTACATATAGCTCTGATCACATtcacattgtatgtacataacCTATGATCCTTGtacccacctacacacacagcacactgATGAGCCTGGGGAAGCTATGGAAGTGTTGTACCTATCGTCTCTCCCCTCACACCCACCCTCTGCATTCGTTTCACCCTCTTCCCCTCTAAATAGGGTAAGAGTCTGGTCATAGTTAGTCTCAATAGtggatgtatgtatgtgttaAATTAGGCTCTATAATCTTCTCACTACTGGTTTCTAGGGGGCCATTGAATTAATCTAGACAAGACAAAGTCACTTTTGAAACGTCAACCCATAACAATGTACTTTAACATTTTAACAAATTGAAAGCATACATTCTGGGAACTCCACATGATTGTTTTTGTGTGTTTATTCCCCATGCAGATGCGCAGTAGGAGTCTCACCCCCACCAGCCCTGGATCCAGCAGGACCTTCTCATAGTAAgctacttgctgcttagcatTGTTAATTCAATTACTGTATCAACAGTGTGGTACACCCAGATTCCATTTCTCATTACCTCTGTTTGCCCTCACTCTCAGTCGCCGCAGCTGCAGCCCAGTGCTGAGGCCCAGCTCTCTGTGTATTGGCAAAAGGAAGAGAGACTTTGGTACGTACATGACATATACATTATGTATTATGTCAAACTGTTGGGCACTGTCTGggtcttgtacatgtacttatcaGCCTTTTACTGTGTACAGTTCCATTATAGCTATTATTGTGAGTGAGGACACGTGTATTGTGTGTAATTCAAATCCACTTATCTACCCacccacactcctcacaccttTAGACCCTGAAGACATGGATACTTCTCCTACAGCGCCCTGTAAGAAGCTACAACTAGGCTATGCCTCACCATTCAGCCTATCCCCTTGTGTTAGTCCTCTCATGGGCAACTCCCCACTTCACCACTCGTTCTCTCGCAAGTCCTCGACCACCCAAGAGTCCACCCCTCTCTCCTCACCCTCGAGCGGCATTGCTAATCCCTTTGCACTCAAATACGATAATGGGAGTGCCCCTGATCATTGGCAGAGCTTATCTGGGAGTGGCAGTGCATGCAGCAGTACTGGACACAGCCCTTCTGTTGGTAACACACCCATCAATCACTCTCGAATCACACTGCTCTCCATGGAGGATATGCCGACTGCTAGGATACTCAGTGCACATCGATTTAGTAACGGCACACAGGAAGACTATAAGAACGTTGGGCTTCTTGAACCTGTGGATGTTATCACCGATACACCCACCCCTCTGTCACCAAAAGGACTTCAATTCAGACAAAAACCATTTCCTCTCTCTGTAGCAACTCTCCCTTCACCCATTCCCCGTCCAGCATCCAATAACGGCACTATTGACTCTTCATTCAATCATATCATGGGAACCTCGTCTTCTAGTAGTAGATGGATCTCCCCAAATACAAGCCCCGTGATGCGTAGTCAACCCAACTCTCCGACAGTAATCGTGGAAGGCGATCAAAGCAATGTTGAGACTGATTCCAACCACAAGGATTTGTCTCACCACTCACTACAACATGATAGACACTTATCCCCTTTCAATACAGAGATACACGGCTCATTCAATCCTCCTCGATTAATCAAGACTGCTAGGAGGTTACACAAGTCTATTCTGAGCTCTTCCAGACAAATGATCAGACCAGAACCACAAAGGCCACCATCAGTGAGTAGTATGGACACTTACATTGGACGCAGCAGTAGCAATCCATCTGTCGTTCTCTCTTCATCAAGTCGGCTCAATAATATCAGCTCACTGTGTATGAGCTCTAGTCTGGAGAGTGACCAACTGCAAGGTCGATTGTCCCCCTACAAGTCAGTCGGTAGCAGTGGCTCAAGGACTCCCGTCAAACGAAGGATGAGTGATATATCGACAGATAGTCAAGATGATGGATTTATGATGGAGAGTGACGAAGGCAGTAGCTTTGAAGAGAGTATGCCTACCACAAAAACTGTACGAACAATTTCTTGATATTAAGTACTTTGCACTGTGAGTTTCAGGTATGTAATTTAAATTCTAACTATTTCCTTATGTTTGTGCCAATGTGTTATGTGACCTCTCATTTAATTACAAATTCAAACATGTTTTTTTCTTCATTGATACATTTATTCAGTGTGTGATTTTTAATTTTTGATTCCATTCAGTTAATTTTGTATTCACACTACTATCATTTCTCTTCATGTTGTTCACCACACTATAACACGCGGCTAAAACTTGAAATAGATTATTATGTCATTCATCGTCATTTGTTTAGCCTGTGATTTCTAAATGATGCTCAGTTTACAGTATTACAAAGGATTCCATTGATAAAAGGTGGTCTATGTCTGCTCTTTCAGTAATGTCTTGTATGAGATGCTTTTGCTCTTGTATCTGGGGCAACCCTGATCCTGGTCCAGTGAGACTCAAAGACGTACAGCAGGTCGTACTGGACACAAACAGAAGTGGTGAGATCATTCATATCACACTCACTATACTGTTTCAATTGGGGGTGTACATTTGCTTTGCAGGAGTGGACTGTGTGATAGTGAAGTCTGGTCGACGGATCTGTGGCACTGGTGCAGCTCTGTCCAATGCTCCACTAGCACAGGACAAGAGCTACTTTGAGCTAAAGATACAGTGTGGAGGTAGAGTATAGCTAGCGTATATAGTAACTGACATCATAATGGTATCTTTGCCAACATACATAGTGCCCCTTTGTCGTAAATTGGACCTATTTCTATATAGAATACGAATCACCTTGTTTTGTGcaggtgtgtggggtgtgggatTGGCTACTCCGATGGTGAGGGTGGACAGTGTACCTCTGGGCAGTGACCAGCAGAGCTGGGTCCTCACGTCAGAGGGCACCACATTACATAATGGAGAGGTTATCTCGAGAATCAACGAGAAGCCTGCTGAAGGAGATATACTGGTGTGTGCTGTAATCATTGTGTATTCTGTTAGCCAAAAGATtatgactatatatacatttgtATCAGTACCATTACATTCATGATGCCTCATCACCTAACTGTATTCTTACAGGGAGTGAGCTACAACCATATTGAGCTGAATTTCTTCCTCAATGGCAAATCTATGCAATGCCCCATCACTGGAATCAGAGGAACTGTCTACCCTGTCTTCTATGGTGAGCATCTGTTATTACAAGTACTTGCACATTTATATAGCTGACCTACACATAACAGAATATTTGCAACAACATCAACAAAAAGCGTTGAGGGTTGATATGGAACGCTTTGAACCACAGTTTTGCATCTTTGCAACATCAACAAAAACTGTGTTGAGTGTTCTTTATATCAACCCTCAACCCTCAACCCTGTAAACACAAGCTCTATAATTAAATCTGGGCCGTTTAGTGAATAATATACAATGCAATCTATTGAGGTGCTCTGATTTTAGATGTAGCGTTTTGTTTTTTCTGCAGTTGATGATGGAGCTATTCTTGACGTTCAATTTACGGACTTTTCCTATCCACCACCAGACAATTACGATAGAATCATGTTTGAACAGAACATTTTATAAACCTTTTTACTGTTTGTAGCACATATACTGTTTCACCATGAAATTGTGCActgatgaataattattattgataacCTTTGTCCTCACATTGTAAATTAAATTGTCAGTCTCAAGAACTAGAAGTAAGAGCTAGAGGCTGAAATGGCTACCAAAACCAATGTGTTTACAACAATTGTACGCCCAGAGCTTCTTGGGCAGACCCCTCTGGACAAGAACATGACATTTGCAGTCAAGGCCAACACTGGATGTGGTTACCCAGCTCCAGCCTCAACTCCTAGCTTGAGGAACTGGGTGCCCAAAGACTACTCTCCTGTTGTCAAGGCTCTTGTGGACAGTGGACACATTATAGTTGCCATCGCTAACATGCATGAGCTTGCATTTGGAATTACATCCGAGAATCCCAGCTACGGAGATGTTGACAACCCACAAAAAACGGGCTATATTCCTGGAGGGTCGAGTGGGGGGAGTGCAGCAGCTGTAGCTATGAATGCCGTGTCATTTGCATTAGGGACGGACACTGGAGGTTCGATGCGAATTCCTGCCTCTCTCTGTGGAGTCGTTGGCTATCGTCCCACAATCGGTCTGTACAGTCAAGCCGTTGTTTGTCCCCTCTCTTCTACCACCGACACAATCGGGGTGTTCAGTCAAAAAGTAACGACTGTGCAGCAAGCTCACAAAGCCATTATCCCATCCTCTGTACCCACCACACGATCTCTGGAGGGTGTTAGGATTGGTGTCCCTCGGAAATACTTCTACAAGGTCCTGGACAGTGAGGTTGCTCGTGTGACTGAGGCTGCTCTAACTTCACTCCGAGATGCAGGTGCTGTGCTTGTGGAATGCAACTTTTCTGACGACTTTGCTGAAGGTTCTATGCCTATTGTGACTGCATGTTTCAATCTTATTACTTATGAAACCAACCTCCTCCTTCCAAAGTACCTCAAGGAACAAGAAGCACCTGTGAGCTTTGAGCAGCTTGTTGAAAACATTGGAGATCCTGTTGTCAAGCAAGTAATCACCTCAGCTGGTAGAGTCACTGAAGAAATGTATGAAAAATGCTTGCAGAAAAAGGATGCTGTTCGAAAGAACTACGACGACTATTTCAGTGCCAACAAACTGGAAGCTTTTGTTTGCCCCACCACAATTCTTCCTGCTATTGAGAGGCCAACTGGTCCTACTACTAAGGTGGCTGGTCAAGAATTCCCCACAATAATTGCCTACACGGTGAACACATTCCCTCAGGCATTGGCGGGTGTTCCTTGTATCTCCATCCCCAGTGGCCTGACTGCCGCTGGTCTCCCTGTTGGTCTGGAACTAGTGGCCCCTCGAGGCATGGACGAAGACCTCCTGGGATTGGCCGTGAGTGTGCAAGCAGCACTGCCATCTCTACCACAACTCTCTTTTGACGACTTCAAGGGCAGACTCTGATTTATTGCTTTTTTTGTATTTTTTGCAGGTAGAAAGATTTATTAgacatgcatatatagttaGTTAATAGTTAGAAGTTAAATGTGATGGTTTTGACGATTTGACTTCATTTGATTTTTGATTAACAACGAGGGCGGTGTTTAGTAAGAGCAAGACTAACTCCACGTGGTCATCCATAAAGTAATACTGTCCATGTTATCATCCTCTAGACTTGTACACAGCAGCAGAATATGGCCCAGTCAATGTCCAGCCCACCTCCAGCTCTGGCAGGTGAGGCTGTATTAGTGTGTGATCATGAGATGCatgtctgtgtgtggtgtgcaatGCCATTTCATTCATAGTACCCTATACTCCATCACAGCTAGAGGTAGTCAAGGGATTATCTTAAAGGAAACTTCTGGCAGCCGTTTGGAAAGCACTATAAGGTTAGCTTTCATGCAAAATGCTCACTGACTGTACTGtaagtacatacacacacacacacaccatagatatctatgcacacacacacacacacacagtgggtcAGAATGTAGAGTGATGGAGTTTAGCTCAGATGGGTGCCAACTGGCATGGTGTGATGGGAAGAGGTGAGCACACCACCCATTATAGTATGATCTAGTGCTATGATGTGAAATGCTTCAGTGTCACTGTGATGGATGTCCCCTCTGGAGCAGTCAAATACACCATCTCAAAGCCCAAGACACGATGTATACAGTTTTCACCACTGGGGTCTTACCTTGCTCTCTGGGAGCCTTATGCTGGTCAGTGCATCCGTGTATGGCTGTATCTGTACTGACTTATTGCTGTTGCCATAGTCACCAAGGACGTTCCAGCGGGCACACCAAATCTCCATGTATACAACAGCAGTGGAGAGCTGGTCACTGAGTACATTCAGAAAAAGCAACAAGGATGGTGAGATCATTCACTTGAATTATATATTTTTTCAGCCGTAATGTTGCAGGTGTCCACAGTGGACTGAGGATGAGCAGGTGTGTGCTAGGAATGTGACCAACGAGGTCCACTGCTTCAGTGGGGGAGCTCCTGGTTAGTATACCATTACCCCATGTGTTTCCAATAGTTACACTATCATGCAGGTCTCACCTGTGACAACAAGCTCCAGATTGCTGGGTTGACCACTTATGCTCTCTCCAGAGGAAAGTTACCGTACAAGATTGTTGTATACGTCCCTGGAAGCAAGGtgatcatgcacacacatagtAATCCATCGTGGGTTGAGAGCCTTCTTTCTCCGTCTCAGGGTGCTCCTTGCTTTGTACGGATGTTTGCGTACCCCAACCTGAATGCCTCTGCCATTATGGCCTCAAGAAGTTTCTATAAATCCGACACTGTCAGTTTCTCTTGGAACAAGAAAGGTACCTCATTTTTGCATTGTGCCTGAAATTATTGTATTTGTGTTCAGGGTCAGCTGTACTGGTCACTACGACCACTGAAGTAGACAAGACAGGTGCCTCGTACTATGGTGAGCAAGGCTTGCACTACGTGTCAGCACGTGGGGAGAGCAACATGGTCCAGCTGAGTAAGTCATGCACCTTGTAACTCACAGCATTTGTTATGTTGTCCCTCCATTATAATCATGCACGTAAGGTAAGAAAGGTCCAATATATGATGTGGACTGGAATCCAAACTCAGAGGAGTTCTGTGTGGTATATGGCTGTATCCTtgctactgtgtgtgtgcgtgggtgtgtgtgtgtgtgtgtgtgtgtgtgtgtgtgtcgccTCGCCTCAGAAAGGTGTCTGTTTTGTAGTTCTTGACACCTCTCAGTCATGCCTGCCAAAGCCACCATCTTCAACTGCAAGTGTGATCCAGTGTACGACTTTGGGACAGGGCACAGGAACATGGCCAAGTACAACCCTCACGGAAACAATATCCtacagtcatgtgacactAGTGTACATATCTACTGTGTACCACCTAGTAACCATGCATGTAGAATATTGATTTTGTTTTCTCTAACTCTTCTCCACTCCTCTGCTTGGCTGGCTTTGGAAATCTACGAGGAAATATTGTGAGCTCCTAATTTGCTAGTCGCCTAGTGTGTATAGTACCAGGTGGCATGCAATAAAACTCCTTTTGGTTAACTTGTTAGGACTTGTGGGACAGGGAGAGTCTAAAACCAATCAAAAAGCTGGAGGTGAGTCTTTATGTATGCCACACTTTTGTACCAACCAACCCcacccctctctctctcaggCGAGTGATTCCACCCAATTTGAGTGGTGTCCTGATGGGGTGCACTTTGTCACGGCAACTACCGCCCCTCGACTGAGAGTTGGAAATGGGTACGTGTGCAATATCAAGTCTtcactgtgtgcgtgtgtgcgtgtatgtgtttTTATCATGCATGTGACTTCTTTACCTGTTTGCATCATTATTCAGATACAAGGTGTGGCACTTCTGTGGTACTTTAGTACAGTGTGAAGACACTCCACCCAAGCAAGAACTATGGGAGGTATGTACGGCAGTATACTTCTTATCTGGTTATAATACCCCCCCTCCCATCACACTGTTAGGTGAAATGGCGACCGTTCCCGGCTGGCACATTCCCCAcaccctccacctcctccacagCCCCACCCACAACCATAGAACAACCTGTGCAACAGGGTTAGCATTTCAATTCAAAACTACTCTGACCATAATTGTGTATCCTGCAGAGAAGAAAGCTGCCTACCGACCACCTGCACTCAGAGGAAAGCCATACACGTACAAACTGGTGAGCTCAAACCATATCGTGGCTGCGTTTACTGAACAGTGATACACTTTTTGGTTTGTGTTTTCTGACTGCATGGTGCCCGGGCACTTCAATTAGTATATTCTTGAGCTCGCATTATTGTTGCAGTACTTAACAACACCTTGTTGTAATGTGACAACTCCCCACccccaccatacacacacacagcatgaaGAGGAACCCCCACAGAGAGTGGGAGCCGCTGAAGAGAAGGAAAAAGATAAACTTTCCAAATCAGCTCAGAAGAATAAGAAAAAAAGGGAATCTAAGCTAAAATCCAAAGAGCAGGAGCAAGTGGTCATTGTACGTGCTATACTGTACAGACTTAACCTCTTGAGTTAAAGGTTTAATGTCTTAAATCAGCCAAGCCTTTAGACATTTATTTATGAGCCATTTAATCAGGCAtttagagctacagaatgtaTTGAAATTTGCATAGTGTACGtgttgacatgcatgtactcataTACCACGTTAGACTCGCGGTTCAAAGAGGGGGGCGGAGAAAGACGATGCTCTGGCACTAGCCGCTCAGATACTGAGAGGCAATAAAGACAAAGTAGTAGATCCTGTCGGCAGTG of Halichondria panicea chromosome 9, odHalPani1.1, whole genome shotgun sequence contains these proteins:
- the LOC135341492 gene encoding uncharacterized protein LOC135341492 isoform X2 yields the protein MNFALFMLCGLASQLVFIAKNCLLRSKVKTRGPFNCLLTDMKRSSSAPNVAKLSQELKPVTIQTTNLRVMNKTGLSASNISLPGDSIRPPPELSPKRQPLSSPLPLSRINSPTSKYRVAQIKKEEALDEREIEREVQEQIQLNKTLDDSMRLHTDEPGEAMEVLYLSSLPSHPPSAFVSPSSPLNRMRSRSLTPTSPGSSRTFSYRRSCSPVLRPSSLCIGKRKRDFDPEDMDTSPTAPCKKLQLGYASPFSLSPCVSPLMGNSPLHHSFSRKSSTTQESTPLSSPSSGIANPFALKYDNGSAPDHWQSLSGSGSACSSTGHSPSVGNTPINHSRITLLSMEDMPTARILSAHRFSNGTQEDYKNVGLLEPVDVITDTPTPLSPKGLQFRQKPFPLSVATLPSPIPRPASNNGTIDSSFNHIMGTSSSSSRWISPNTSPVMRSQPNSPTVIVEGDQSNVETDSNHKDLSHHSLQHDRHLSPFNTEIHGSFNPPRLIKTARRLHKSILSSSRQMIRPEPQRPPSVSSMDTYIGRSSSNPSVVLSSSSRLNNISSLCMSSSLESDQLQGRLSPYKSVGSSGSRTPVKRRMSDISTDSQDDGFMMESDEGSSFEESMPTTKTVRTIS
- the LOC135341492 gene encoding uncharacterized protein LOC135341492 isoform X1, translating into MNFALFMLCGLASQLVFIAKNCLLRSKVKTRGPFNCLLTDMKRSSSAPNVAKLSQELKPVTIQTTNLRVMNKTGLSASNISLPGDSIRPPPELSPKRQLAHTHMQPLSSPLPLSRINSPTSKYRVAQIKKEEALDEREIEREVQEQIQLNKTLDDSMRLHTDEPGEAMEVLYLSSLPSHPPSAFVSPSSPLNRMRSRSLTPTSPGSSRTFSYRRSCSPVLRPSSLCIGKRKRDFDPEDMDTSPTAPCKKLQLGYASPFSLSPCVSPLMGNSPLHHSFSRKSSTTQESTPLSSPSSGIANPFALKYDNGSAPDHWQSLSGSGSACSSTGHSPSVGNTPINHSRITLLSMEDMPTARILSAHRFSNGTQEDYKNVGLLEPVDVITDTPTPLSPKGLQFRQKPFPLSVATLPSPIPRPASNNGTIDSSFNHIMGTSSSSSRWISPNTSPVMRSQPNSPTVIVEGDQSNVETDSNHKDLSHHSLQHDRHLSPFNTEIHGSFNPPRLIKTARRLHKSILSSSRQMIRPEPQRPPSVSSMDTYIGRSSSNPSVVLSSSSRLNNISSLCMSSSLESDQLQGRLSPYKSVGSSGSRTPVKRRMSDISTDSQDDGFMMESDEGSSFEESMPTTKTVRTIS
- the LOC135341492 gene encoding uncharacterized protein LOC135341492 isoform X3; translated protein: MKRSSSAPNVAKLSQELKPVTIQTTNLRVMNKTGLSASNISLPGDSIRPPPELSPKRQLAHTHMQPLSSPLPLSRINSPTSKYRVAQIKKEEALDEREIEREVQEQIQLNKTLDDSMRLHTDEPGEAMEVLYLSSLPSHPPSAFVSPSSPLNRMRSRSLTPTSPGSSRTFSYRRSCSPVLRPSSLCIGKRKRDFDPEDMDTSPTAPCKKLQLGYASPFSLSPCVSPLMGNSPLHHSFSRKSSTTQESTPLSSPSSGIANPFALKYDNGSAPDHWQSLSGSGSACSSTGHSPSVGNTPINHSRITLLSMEDMPTARILSAHRFSNGTQEDYKNVGLLEPVDVITDTPTPLSPKGLQFRQKPFPLSVATLPSPIPRPASNNGTIDSSFNHIMGTSSSSSRWISPNTSPVMRSQPNSPTVIVEGDQSNVETDSNHKDLSHHSLQHDRHLSPFNTEIHGSFNPPRLIKTARRLHKSILSSSRQMIRPEPQRPPSVSSMDTYIGRSSSNPSVVLSSSSRLNNISSLCMSSSLESDQLQGRLSPYKSVGSSGSRTPVKRRMSDISTDSQDDGFMMESDEGSSFEESMPTTKTVRTIS